In Lineus longissimus chromosome 7, tnLinLong1.2, whole genome shotgun sequence, a genomic segment contains:
- the LOC135490754 gene encoding tyrosine-protein phosphatase non-receptor type 12-like isoform X7, producing the protein MSLKALLQKFLDQEQLFSSEDNPFHAEFLELRDFSRQLNLVEGYEALAGATEENIKKNRYKDIRPFDTTRVCLPIIPGLPGSDYINANFIRGHHGGVAYIASQGPMPHTVDDFWAMLWKYEIKVVIMACNEREGGKAKCERYWAYSGEEKSFRGITVKLKKEENICEDFCKRHLVARKGTEERCLQQFHYINWPDHGAPESCSSLLEMVAKMRVDQPGDSPPIVIHCSAGCGRTGTICAVDYAWNVLKSGALTEDFNIKNIILEMRKQRPSIVQSKDQYILVHQAIAELFERHLSMIKDHLYENVMLEGSGRPIVEDSIYEDVGSMNKDESFEEDIYVNADELPIKCLSSPTSEKMIRETIENMVTDEDDETPDKVYSVSRALSKINAKTPSEEKVKVCPGPPALPVKKSNLPEQNDDRRSEPILNSTADKLPAKRKFSFSSLKKNDRGKAEVVDNLANRSSQENTAEERKINMNELRQKLEQTVIAGPVMAPASGKKRTLAGDRVFRQKPDKLSQKLELPFKPSQKPQKPDKLNPKPDKPTQKPDKPIQNLENSNLSVVKELLQRKHASSDSLDGASRPEPVAKISRGHSDSDVSSEQPKEDRRIPLPLPRGDKPHVVLSENSEYSEPYEFIKGVTMDLRRSYSDTGEFVLGSPPRVVSEQGVSCNDDGNSVKRRTITHPKWIGDDDAYAYVGGGPTGYNQELAPDGSDSENNAPNDQDLVVIRRTKLLPEWLDDEDPYAILGGKPQITDSVGVEEKEKGKTESDNCVYSVPHKPPSIQPPNGASATWHDQDSGEEDFRPPVPTKSFEEDRRVVPARSMPEIPDLGRSNEPSVKDTRGGKFKFSFATLKSKFQGSSTFDTISLRGDDSKLVTIPEFLGYPNRIDKPKGPRRAPWSTVG; encoded by the exons ATGTCTCTGAAAGCTTTGCTACAGAAGTTTCTTGATCAAGAGCAGCTATTTTCATCTGAAGATAATCCATTTCACGCTGAGTTCTTG GAGTTGCGTGATTTTAGCCGGCAGCTGAACTTGGTTGAGGGTTATGAAGCTTTGGCCGGAGCAACTGAAGAAAACATTAAAAAGAACAGATACAAAGACATACGACCAT TTGATACGACTAGAGTGTGTCTGCCGATAATCCCAGGATTACCAGGGTCTGATTACATCAATGCGAATTTCATTCGG GGTCATCATGGTGGGGTAGCTTACATTGCCTCACAGGGACCCATGCCCCACACCGTCGATGACTTCTGGGCGATGCTGTGGAAGTATGAGATCAAAGTGGTCATCATGGCTTGTAATGAACGGGAGGGAGGGAAG GCAAAGTGCGAGAGATACTGGGCCTATAGTGGTGAGGAGAAGTCCTTCAGAGGAATCACTGTCAAACTG AAAAAGGAGGAAAATATATGCGAAGACTTTTGCAAACGACACCTAGTGGCAAGGAAAGGAACTGAAGAACGCTGTCTACAGCAGTTTCACTACATTAATTGGCCTGACCATGGAGCCCCCGAGTCCTGCTCGTCATTACTAGAGATGGTGGCGAAAATGCGTGTGGATCAGCCTGGTGATTCGCCACCTATTGTGATCCACTGCAG TGCTGGTTGTGGCCGGACCGGAACAATTTGTGCTGTTGATTATGCTTGGAATGTCCTCAAGAGTGGG GCTCTCACCGAAGACTTCAAcatcaaaaacatcattttgGAGATGAGAAAACAACGTCCGTCCATTGTACAGTCTAAG GATCaatacattcttgttcaccaagCAATCGCCGAGTTATTTGAGCGCCACCTTTCAATGATTAAAGATCACTTATACGAGAATGTAATGCTAGAAGGATCGGGAAGGCCAATTGTcgag GATTCTATCTATGAAGACGTAGGGAGTATGAACAAGGATGAAT CGTTTGAGGAAGACATCTATGTAAATGCTGACGAATTGCCGATCAAGTGTCTATCGTCTCCCACATCTGAGAAAATGATCCGGGAAACTATTGAAAACATGGTTACGGACGAAGACGATGAAACACCTGATAAAGTCTACTCAGTTTCGCGCGCCCTTAGTAAAATCAACGCGAAAACCCCGTCCGAGGAGAAGGTCAAAGTTTGTCCTGGACCTCCGGCGCTTCCGGTGAAAAAATCTAATCTGCCTGAGCAAAATGATGACAGGCGATCGGAACCCATTCTAAACAGTACAGCTGACAAACTCCCAGCTAAGCGGAAGTTTTCCTTTAGTTCGCTAAAGAAAAATGATCGAGGTAAAGCAGAGGTTGTTGACAATTTGGCAAATAGATCTAGTCAGGAGAATACTGCGGAGGAACGTAAAATAAATATGAATGAACTGAGACAAAAACTAGAGCAAACTGTAATAGCTGGACCGGTGATGGCACCAGCAAGTGGAAAAAAAAGGACTCTGGCTGGTGACAGAGTTTTTCGACAAAAGCCTGATAAACTGTCTCAAAAACTGGAACTTCCATTCAAGCCATCTCAAAAGCCACAGAAACCTGATAAACTTAATCCAAAACCAGATAAACCTACTCAAAAACCAGATAAACCTATCCAAAATCTCGAAAACTCAAACCTAAGTGTTGTCAAGGAACTACTGCAGCGGAAGCATGCCAGTTCAGATAGTTTAGATGGAGCCTCGAGGCCTGAGCCAGTGGCTAAGATTAGTCGTGGACACTCCGACAGCGATGTCAGTTCTGAACAACCGAAAGAAGACAGGAGGATCCCACTTCCTCTACCACGTGGAGATAAACCTCATGTCGTGCTATCGGAGAATTCTGAGTATTCTGAGCCGTATGAATTTATCAAAGGCGTAACAATGGATTTGCGGCGCTCCTATTCAGATACGGGAGAATTCGTGCTAGGCTCGCCACCTCGCGTAGTATCAGAGCAAGGGGTTAGTTGTAATGATGATGGGAATTCGGTAAAGAGACGGACGATCACGCACCCCAAGTGGATTGGGGACGATGATGCGTATGCCTACGTCGGAGGAGGACCAACTG gtTATAATCAGGAACTCGCACCAGACGGTTCTGATTCTGAAAATAATGCCCCGAATGACCAAGATTTGGTCGTCATACGACGCACCAAGCTCCTCCCCGAGTGGTTGGATGATGAAGACCCCTATGCAATATTAGGTGGTAAACCGCAGATAACTGATTCTGTCG GTGttgaggaaaaagaaaaagggaaGACTGAAAGCGACAACTGCGTCTATTCA GTCCCTCATAAACCTCCCTCTATCCAGCCTCCAAATGGTGCTTCTGCCACCTGGCATGACCAAGACAGCGGAGAGGAAGACTTCCGACCGCCGGTGCCGACGAAATCGTTTGAGGAAGACCGACGTGTTGTACCAGCCAGGTCCATGCCGGAGATTCCCGATCTAG GCAGGTCAAATGAACCGAGTGTGAAGGATACTCGTGGGGGAAAGTTCAAGTTTAGCTTTGCAACACTTAAGAGCAAG TTTCAAGGTTCTTCAACGTTTG ATACCATATCCCTTAGAGGAGATGATTCGAAACTTGTGACGATACCTGAGTTTCTAG gctATCCGAATAGAATAGACAAGCCGAAGGGGCCTCGCCGAGCTCCCTGGAGTACGGTGGGCTAA
- the LOC135490754 gene encoding tyrosine-protein phosphatase non-receptor type 12-like isoform X8, with the protein MSLKALLQKFLDQEQLFSSEDNPFHAEFLELRDFSRQLNLVEGYEALAGATEENIKKNRYKDIRPFDTTRVCLPIIPGLPGSDYINANFIRGHHGGVAYIASQGPMPHTVDDFWAMLWKYEIKVVIMACNEREGGKAKCERYWAYSGEEKSFRGITVKLKKEENICEDFCKRHLVARKGTEERCLQQFHYINWPDHGAPESCSSLLEMVAKMRVDQPGDSPPIVIHCSAGCGRTGTICAVDYAWNVLKSGALTEDFNIKNIILEMRKQRPSIVQSKDQYILVHQAIAELFERHLSMIKDHLYENVMLEGSGRPIVEDSIYEDVGSMNKDESFEEDIYVNADELPIKCLSSPTSEKMIRETIENMVTDEDDETPDKVYSVSRALSKINAKTPSEEKVKVCPGPPALPVKKSNLPEQNDDRRSEPILNSTADKLPAKRKFSFSSLKKNDRGKAEVVDNLANRSSQENTAEERKINMNELRQKLEQTVIAGPVMAPASGKKRTLAGDRVFRQKPDKLSQKLELPFKPSQKPQKPDKLNPKPDKPTQKPDKPIQNLENSNLSVVKELLQRKHASSDSLDGASRPEPVAKISRGHSDSDVSSEQPKEDRRIPLPLPRGDKPHVVLSENSEYSEPYEFIKGVTMDLRRSYSDTGEFVLGSPPRVVSEQGVSCNDDGNSVKRRTITHPKWIGDDDAYAYVGGGPTGVEEKEKGKTESDNCVYSAKVKKAVPHKPPSIQPPNGASATWHDQDSGEEDFRPPVPTKSFEEDRRVVPARSMPEIPDLGRSNEPSVKDTRGGKFKFSFATLKSKFQGSSTFDTISLRGDDSKLVTIPEFLGYPNRIDKPKGPRRAPWSTVG; encoded by the exons ATGTCTCTGAAAGCTTTGCTACAGAAGTTTCTTGATCAAGAGCAGCTATTTTCATCTGAAGATAATCCATTTCACGCTGAGTTCTTG GAGTTGCGTGATTTTAGCCGGCAGCTGAACTTGGTTGAGGGTTATGAAGCTTTGGCCGGAGCAACTGAAGAAAACATTAAAAAGAACAGATACAAAGACATACGACCAT TTGATACGACTAGAGTGTGTCTGCCGATAATCCCAGGATTACCAGGGTCTGATTACATCAATGCGAATTTCATTCGG GGTCATCATGGTGGGGTAGCTTACATTGCCTCACAGGGACCCATGCCCCACACCGTCGATGACTTCTGGGCGATGCTGTGGAAGTATGAGATCAAAGTGGTCATCATGGCTTGTAATGAACGGGAGGGAGGGAAG GCAAAGTGCGAGAGATACTGGGCCTATAGTGGTGAGGAGAAGTCCTTCAGAGGAATCACTGTCAAACTG AAAAAGGAGGAAAATATATGCGAAGACTTTTGCAAACGACACCTAGTGGCAAGGAAAGGAACTGAAGAACGCTGTCTACAGCAGTTTCACTACATTAATTGGCCTGACCATGGAGCCCCCGAGTCCTGCTCGTCATTACTAGAGATGGTGGCGAAAATGCGTGTGGATCAGCCTGGTGATTCGCCACCTATTGTGATCCACTGCAG TGCTGGTTGTGGCCGGACCGGAACAATTTGTGCTGTTGATTATGCTTGGAATGTCCTCAAGAGTGGG GCTCTCACCGAAGACTTCAAcatcaaaaacatcattttgGAGATGAGAAAACAACGTCCGTCCATTGTACAGTCTAAG GATCaatacattcttgttcaccaagCAATCGCCGAGTTATTTGAGCGCCACCTTTCAATGATTAAAGATCACTTATACGAGAATGTAATGCTAGAAGGATCGGGAAGGCCAATTGTcgag GATTCTATCTATGAAGACGTAGGGAGTATGAACAAGGATGAAT CGTTTGAGGAAGACATCTATGTAAATGCTGACGAATTGCCGATCAAGTGTCTATCGTCTCCCACATCTGAGAAAATGATCCGGGAAACTATTGAAAACATGGTTACGGACGAAGACGATGAAACACCTGATAAAGTCTACTCAGTTTCGCGCGCCCTTAGTAAAATCAACGCGAAAACCCCGTCCGAGGAGAAGGTCAAAGTTTGTCCTGGACCTCCGGCGCTTCCGGTGAAAAAATCTAATCTGCCTGAGCAAAATGATGACAGGCGATCGGAACCCATTCTAAACAGTACAGCTGACAAACTCCCAGCTAAGCGGAAGTTTTCCTTTAGTTCGCTAAAGAAAAATGATCGAGGTAAAGCAGAGGTTGTTGACAATTTGGCAAATAGATCTAGTCAGGAGAATACTGCGGAGGAACGTAAAATAAATATGAATGAACTGAGACAAAAACTAGAGCAAACTGTAATAGCTGGACCGGTGATGGCACCAGCAAGTGGAAAAAAAAGGACTCTGGCTGGTGACAGAGTTTTTCGACAAAAGCCTGATAAACTGTCTCAAAAACTGGAACTTCCATTCAAGCCATCTCAAAAGCCACAGAAACCTGATAAACTTAATCCAAAACCAGATAAACCTACTCAAAAACCAGATAAACCTATCCAAAATCTCGAAAACTCAAACCTAAGTGTTGTCAAGGAACTACTGCAGCGGAAGCATGCCAGTTCAGATAGTTTAGATGGAGCCTCGAGGCCTGAGCCAGTGGCTAAGATTAGTCGTGGACACTCCGACAGCGATGTCAGTTCTGAACAACCGAAAGAAGACAGGAGGATCCCACTTCCTCTACCACGTGGAGATAAACCTCATGTCGTGCTATCGGAGAATTCTGAGTATTCTGAGCCGTATGAATTTATCAAAGGCGTAACAATGGATTTGCGGCGCTCCTATTCAGATACGGGAGAATTCGTGCTAGGCTCGCCACCTCGCGTAGTATCAGAGCAAGGGGTTAGTTGTAATGATGATGGGAATTCGGTAAAGAGACGGACGATCACGCACCCCAAGTGGATTGGGGACGATGATGCGTATGCCTACGTCGGAGGAGGACCAACTG GTGttgaggaaaaagaaaaagggaaGACTGAAAGCGACAACTGCGTCTATTCA GCAAAAGTCAAAAAAGCA GTCCCTCATAAACCTCCCTCTATCCAGCCTCCAAATGGTGCTTCTGCCACCTGGCATGACCAAGACAGCGGAGAGGAAGACTTCCGACCGCCGGTGCCGACGAAATCGTTTGAGGAAGACCGACGTGTTGTACCAGCCAGGTCCATGCCGGAGATTCCCGATCTAG GCAGGTCAAATGAACCGAGTGTGAAGGATACTCGTGGGGGAAAGTTCAAGTTTAGCTTTGCAACACTTAAGAGCAAG TTTCAAGGTTCTTCAACGTTTG ATACCATATCCCTTAGAGGAGATGATTCGAAACTTGTGACGATACCTGAGTTTCTAG gctATCCGAATAGAATAGACAAGCCGAAGGGGCCTCGCCGAGCTCCCTGGAGTACGGTGGGCTAA
- the LOC135490754 gene encoding tyrosine-protein phosphatase non-receptor type 12-like isoform X4, with translation MSLKALLQKFLDQEQLFSSEDNPFHAEFLELRDFSRQLNLVEGYEALAGATEENIKKNRYKDIRPFDTTRVCLPIIPGLPGSDYINANFIRGHHGGVAYIASQGPMPHTVDDFWAMLWKYEIKVVIMACNEREGGKAKCERYWAYSGEEKSFRGITVKLKKEENICEDFCKRHLVARKGTEERCLQQFHYINWPDHGAPESCSSLLEMVAKMRVDQPGDSPPIVIHCSAGCGRTGTICAVDYAWNVLKSGALTEDFNIKNIILEMRKQRPSIVQSKDQYILVHQAIAELFERHLSMIKDHLYENVMLEGSGRPIVEDSIYEDVGSMNKDESFEEDIYVNADELPIKCLSSPTSEKMIRETIENMVTDEDDETPDKVYSVSRALSKINAKTPSEEKVKVCPGPPALPVKKSNLPEQNDDRRSEPILNSTADKLPAKRKFSFSSLKKNDRGKAEVVDNLANRSSQENTAEERKINMNELRQKLEQTVIAGPVMAPASGKKRTLAGDRVFRQKPDKLSQKLELPFKPSQKPQKPDKLNPKPDKPTQKPDKPIQNLENSNLSVVKELLQRKHASSDSLDGASRPEPVAKISRGHSDSDVSSEQPKEDRRIPLPLPRGDKPHVVLSENSEYSEPYEFIKGVTMDLRRSYSDTGEFVLGSPPRVVSEQGVSCNDDGNSVKRRTITHPKWIGDDDAYAYVGGGPTGVEEKEKGKTESDNCVYSVKTQRQHRKQLIDYAVYKLASASDNDTFPFQENPPDTSVNPPALSSSVIDSDPSKSVAVAGTYSCEGDSPAPSFSPPIQPDEYPSIDSGLETESERNLDNPKKTIRSRSEPFEQPPKLSKIPDRSFSLTPTVDNVYEEVAFGDGHFNFGKTNEESLPDLPKKGQNSTLDIQRGQLDSVPPDLPPRSPIDPAPRVDESRSAAAEPQLPELSSTTTSLNQSPNTQQRNTTNPFLAALKSLSPTKQLATFFPSLVQGPDHPTDECSSPQVPHKPPSIQPPNGASATWHDQDSGEEDFRPPVPTKSFEEDRRVVPARSMPEIPDLGRSNEPSVKDTRGGKFKFSFATLKSKFQGSSTFDTISLRGDDSKLVTIPEFLGYPNRIDKPKGPRRAPWSTVG, from the exons ATGTCTCTGAAAGCTTTGCTACAGAAGTTTCTTGATCAAGAGCAGCTATTTTCATCTGAAGATAATCCATTTCACGCTGAGTTCTTG GAGTTGCGTGATTTTAGCCGGCAGCTGAACTTGGTTGAGGGTTATGAAGCTTTGGCCGGAGCAACTGAAGAAAACATTAAAAAGAACAGATACAAAGACATACGACCAT TTGATACGACTAGAGTGTGTCTGCCGATAATCCCAGGATTACCAGGGTCTGATTACATCAATGCGAATTTCATTCGG GGTCATCATGGTGGGGTAGCTTACATTGCCTCACAGGGACCCATGCCCCACACCGTCGATGACTTCTGGGCGATGCTGTGGAAGTATGAGATCAAAGTGGTCATCATGGCTTGTAATGAACGGGAGGGAGGGAAG GCAAAGTGCGAGAGATACTGGGCCTATAGTGGTGAGGAGAAGTCCTTCAGAGGAATCACTGTCAAACTG AAAAAGGAGGAAAATATATGCGAAGACTTTTGCAAACGACACCTAGTGGCAAGGAAAGGAACTGAAGAACGCTGTCTACAGCAGTTTCACTACATTAATTGGCCTGACCATGGAGCCCCCGAGTCCTGCTCGTCATTACTAGAGATGGTGGCGAAAATGCGTGTGGATCAGCCTGGTGATTCGCCACCTATTGTGATCCACTGCAG TGCTGGTTGTGGCCGGACCGGAACAATTTGTGCTGTTGATTATGCTTGGAATGTCCTCAAGAGTGGG GCTCTCACCGAAGACTTCAAcatcaaaaacatcattttgGAGATGAGAAAACAACGTCCGTCCATTGTACAGTCTAAG GATCaatacattcttgttcaccaagCAATCGCCGAGTTATTTGAGCGCCACCTTTCAATGATTAAAGATCACTTATACGAGAATGTAATGCTAGAAGGATCGGGAAGGCCAATTGTcgag GATTCTATCTATGAAGACGTAGGGAGTATGAACAAGGATGAAT CGTTTGAGGAAGACATCTATGTAAATGCTGACGAATTGCCGATCAAGTGTCTATCGTCTCCCACATCTGAGAAAATGATCCGGGAAACTATTGAAAACATGGTTACGGACGAAGACGATGAAACACCTGATAAAGTCTACTCAGTTTCGCGCGCCCTTAGTAAAATCAACGCGAAAACCCCGTCCGAGGAGAAGGTCAAAGTTTGTCCTGGACCTCCGGCGCTTCCGGTGAAAAAATCTAATCTGCCTGAGCAAAATGATGACAGGCGATCGGAACCCATTCTAAACAGTACAGCTGACAAACTCCCAGCTAAGCGGAAGTTTTCCTTTAGTTCGCTAAAGAAAAATGATCGAGGTAAAGCAGAGGTTGTTGACAATTTGGCAAATAGATCTAGTCAGGAGAATACTGCGGAGGAACGTAAAATAAATATGAATGAACTGAGACAAAAACTAGAGCAAACTGTAATAGCTGGACCGGTGATGGCACCAGCAAGTGGAAAAAAAAGGACTCTGGCTGGTGACAGAGTTTTTCGACAAAAGCCTGATAAACTGTCTCAAAAACTGGAACTTCCATTCAAGCCATCTCAAAAGCCACAGAAACCTGATAAACTTAATCCAAAACCAGATAAACCTACTCAAAAACCAGATAAACCTATCCAAAATCTCGAAAACTCAAACCTAAGTGTTGTCAAGGAACTACTGCAGCGGAAGCATGCCAGTTCAGATAGTTTAGATGGAGCCTCGAGGCCTGAGCCAGTGGCTAAGATTAGTCGTGGACACTCCGACAGCGATGTCAGTTCTGAACAACCGAAAGAAGACAGGAGGATCCCACTTCCTCTACCACGTGGAGATAAACCTCATGTCGTGCTATCGGAGAATTCTGAGTATTCTGAGCCGTATGAATTTATCAAAGGCGTAACAATGGATTTGCGGCGCTCCTATTCAGATACGGGAGAATTCGTGCTAGGCTCGCCACCTCGCGTAGTATCAGAGCAAGGGGTTAGTTGTAATGATGATGGGAATTCGGTAAAGAGACGGACGATCACGCACCCCAAGTGGATTGGGGACGATGATGCGTATGCCTACGTCGGAGGAGGACCAACTG GTGttgaggaaaaagaaaaagggaaGACTGAAAGCGACAACTGCGTCTATTCAGT TAAGACACAACGACAGCACAGAAAGCAGTTAATAGACTATGCTGTTTATAAGCTTGCTTCAGCTTCAGACAATGACACTTTTCCGTTCCAGGAGAATCCCCCTGACACCTCAGTCAACCCCCCTGCCCTCAGTTCCTCCGTAATAGACAGTGACCCAAGTAAATCAGTAGCAGTAGCAGGCACATACTCCTGTGAGGGTGATTCACCGGCCCCTAGCTTCAGTCCTCCAATTCAGCCAGATGAATACCCTTCTATAGATTCTGGGTTAGAAACAGAGTCAGAGCGTAACCTTGATAATCCCAAAAAAACTATCCGGTCGAGGTCCGAGCCATTTGAACAACCgccaaaactttcaaaaattccAGACAGATCGTTCTCGTTGACACCAACGGTGGATAATGTTTATGAAGAGGTTGCGTTTGGGGATGGCCACTTTAACTTTGGAAAGACTAACGAGGAAAGTCTCCCCGACCTGCCAAAGAAGGGACAAAACTCAACGCTAGATATTCAAAGGGGCCAATTAGATTCGGTTCCTCCTGACTTACCTCCCAGGAGCCCCATTGATCCAGCTCCCCGTGTTGACGAATCAAGGTCTGCTGCAGCTGAACCCCAGCTTCCGGAACTCTCATCTACGACAACATCTTTAAATCAATCGCCGAATACTCAGCAAAGAAATACAACAAATCCATTTTTAGCAGCACTTAAAAGTCTGTCTCCGACGAAACAACTCGCGACCTTTTTCCCCTCCTTGGTGCAGGGTCCTGACCATCCTACTGATGAGTGTTCTTCCCCGCAGGTCCCTCATAAACCTCCCTCTATCCAGCCTCCAAATGGTGCTTCTGCCACCTGGCATGACCAAGACAGCGGAGAGGAAGACTTCCGACCGCCGGTGCCGACGAAATCGTTTGAGGAAGACCGACGTGTTGTACCAGCCAGGTCCATGCCGGAGATTCCCGATCTAG GCAGGTCAAATGAACCGAGTGTGAAGGATACTCGTGGGGGAAAGTTCAAGTTTAGCTTTGCAACACTTAAGAGCAAG TTTCAAGGTTCTTCAACGTTTG ATACCATATCCCTTAGAGGAGATGATTCGAAACTTGTGACGATACCTGAGTTTCTAG gctATCCGAATAGAATAGACAAGCCGAAGGGGCCTCGCCGAGCTCCCTGGAGTACGGTGGGCTAA